The following proteins come from a genomic window of Terriglobia bacterium:
- a CDS encoding rhodanese-like domain-containing protein, whose amino-acid sequence MHAEDLKQRLDAQDDVFVLDVREPHEYQAGNIGGHLIPLNDLPGRLGELDPDRETVVYCRSGVRSTRAVEFLRAQGFSNVKNLTGGILAWAEKVDPRLKGRV is encoded by the coding sequence ATGCACGCAGAAGATCTGAAACAGCGACTCGATGCCCAAGATGACGTTTTCGTCCTCGATGTTCGTGAACCGCACGAATATCAGGCCGGCAATATCGGCGGCCACCTGATCCCACTCAACGACCTCCCTGGGAGACTTGGCGAATTAGATCCTGATCGGGAGACGGTTGTGTACTGCCGCTCCGGTGTGCGCAGCACCAGGGCAGTCGAATTCCTGCGCGCCCAAGGCTTCAGCAACGTGAAGAATCTCACCGGCGGCATTCTCGCCTGGGCGGAAAAAGTGGATCCGCGTCTGAAGGGGAGAGTATGA
- a CDS encoding DinB family protein, with protein MNEQTYFRRLAAHDEWANRKLIEALRNLTSPPQRALDIMAHILGTEWTWLGRIHGSTPAMKVWPGISLDACDQELPKLREAWDNLLRSTEFDSTYPYTNTKGEHFESNVRDTLTHVFLHSHYHRGQVVRIIRELGVEPPYIDFIESVRKGYVTG; from the coding sequence ATGAATGAGCAGACATATTTCCGCCGCCTCGCCGCACACGACGAGTGGGCGAATCGCAAACTCATCGAAGCCTTGCGGAACCTGACTTCCCCGCCGCAGCGCGCCCTCGACATCATGGCCCATATTCTCGGCACGGAGTGGACGTGGCTGGGCCGCATCCACGGCTCCACGCCGGCGATGAAAGTCTGGCCCGGAATCTCCCTCGACGCGTGCGACCAGGAATTGCCGAAACTTCGCGAGGCATGGGACAACTTGCTCCGCTCCACCGAGTTCGATTCGACGTACCCTTACACGAACACCAAGGGCGAACACTTCGAAAGCAACGTTCGCGACACCCTGACGCACGTATTCCTGCACTCGCACTATCACCGCGGCCAGGTTGTCCGTATCATCCGGGAACTTGGCGTTGAGCCGCCCTACATCGACTTCATCGAATCGGTTCGAAAGGGCTATGTTACAGGTTGA
- the selD gene encoding selenide, water dikinase SelD, producing the protein MTDKRVRLTEQVKAAGUASKLSPAVLDSVLGKLARQQDANVLVGFDKADDAGVYLIAPNLALVQTVDFFTPIVDDPYTFGQVAAVNALSDVYAMGGKPVSALAMVCFPEKGDFEILEQILAGGLSKMVEASCTVIGGHSIRDPEIKFGYAVTGTIDPNRIMANSGARPGDRLILTKPLGTGVISTAIKQGKAASEWIASATASMTTLNKHASEIALKYDVHGMTDITGFGLIGHARELALASGVSLEIESRELPVLPGALEAIRAGFIPGGLNANRDFAECVVAGKERISRDLWTLLFDPQTAGGLLISVTESDCERLVSELQNGGVKATAIGRVLPEGKPLIKVV; encoded by the coding sequence ATGACCGACAAACGAGTGCGCCTGACCGAACAGGTCAAGGCGGCCGGTTGAGCTAGCAAGCTAAGTCCGGCGGTGCTGGACTCGGTGCTTGGGAAATTAGCCCGGCAACAGGACGCGAATGTGCTGGTTGGCTTCGACAAAGCCGACGACGCTGGCGTGTACCTCATCGCGCCCAACCTCGCCTTGGTTCAGACTGTCGATTTCTTTACGCCAATCGTGGACGATCCCTACACCTTCGGGCAGGTCGCCGCAGTCAATGCGCTGAGCGACGTTTACGCGATGGGCGGCAAGCCCGTCTCCGCACTCGCAATGGTCTGCTTCCCCGAGAAAGGCGATTTCGAAATTCTTGAGCAGATCCTCGCCGGGGGGCTCAGCAAGATGGTCGAGGCCAGTTGCACCGTCATTGGCGGCCACTCCATCCGCGATCCAGAAATCAAGTTCGGCTATGCCGTCACCGGCACCATCGACCCCAATCGGATCATGGCCAACTCTGGCGCGCGTCCCGGAGACCGCCTCATCCTCACCAAGCCTCTCGGCACCGGCGTAATCTCCACGGCCATCAAGCAGGGCAAAGCGGCGTCGGAGTGGATCGCATCTGCAACCGCATCGATGACGACGCTGAACAAGCACGCCTCGGAAATCGCGCTCAAATACGATGTCCACGGCATGACCGACATCACCGGCTTCGGCCTCATCGGCCACGCCCGCGAACTCGCGCTGGCGTCTGGGGTAAGCCTGGAAATTGAAAGTCGCGAACTCCCCGTCCTTCCTGGCGCGCTCGAAGCCATCCGCGCCGGTTTCATCCCCGGCGGCCTGAACGCCAACCGCGACTTCGCCGAATGTGTTGTTGCTGGGAAGGAAAGAATTTCCCGCGATCTATGGACGCTGCTCTTCGATCCGCAGACCGCCGGCGGTTTACTGATCTCGGTGACCGAAAGTGATTGCGAGAGGCTGGTGAGCGAGCTTCAGAATGGTGGAGTCAAAGCGACGGCCATTGGCAGGGTTCTGCCCGAAGGCAAGCCGTTAATCAAGGTCGTCTGA
- a CDS encoding PilZ domain-containing protein gives MELTALLLSTDARAHTMLRRVLGNVGIRTEVCTAPAAGLRMLKSKKFEGIIVDCDDIDCGADLLSILRGEGYTKNAIVFAIVHDSTTMSDAFSMGANFVLEKPLNMERAARCFKAACGLMVGERRRYYRHSISVPVYLDFPGYSAVMAQMRDLSQGGAMLSCPADLELDLQGTFRFTLPETRADITGACEVAWKRDQRMGLRFNGMSKSNQAALEMWLNWKFQERFPNAVPALDESPKPVTVQ, from the coding sequence ATGGAGCTGACTGCCCTCCTCCTCAGCACCGACGCCCGCGCGCACACGATGTTACGGCGCGTACTTGGGAACGTTGGAATTCGCACCGAAGTCTGCACCGCACCGGCCGCCGGCCTTCGCATGCTCAAATCAAAAAAGTTTGAAGGCATCATCGTTGACTGCGACGACATTGATTGCGGTGCCGACCTGCTTTCGATCCTTCGCGGCGAAGGATACACAAAAAACGCGATCGTGTTCGCGATCGTGCACGACTCGACGACGATGAGCGACGCCTTCAGCATGGGCGCGAATTTCGTGCTGGAGAAACCGCTGAACATGGAACGCGCAGCGCGTTGCTTCAAGGCCGCTTGCGGGCTGATGGTCGGGGAACGACGACGGTATTACCGGCACAGTATCAGTGTGCCTGTTTATCTCGACTTCCCGGGCTACAGCGCGGTGATGGCACAGATGCGCGACTTGAGCCAGGGCGGGGCGATGCTGAGCTGCCCGGCCGATCTCGAGCTGGATTTACAGGGTACCTTCCGCTTCACGCTGCCGGAAACCCGCGCAGACATTACGGGAGCGTGCGAGGTCGCATGGAAACGGGATCAGCGAATGGGGTTGCGCTTCAACGGGATGTCGAAGTCGAACCAGGCGGCACTGGAAATGTGGCTGAACTGGAAGTTCCAGGAGCGGTTCCCAAACGCAGTGCCGGCACTGGATGAGAGCCCGAAACCGGTGACGGTGCAGTAA
- the folK gene encoding 2-amino-4-hydroxy-6-hydroxymethyldihydropteridine diphosphokinase, which yields MEATAYLSLGSNVGDREGNLRAAIERLKQLGHVEAVSSFYETEPVEVTDQPWFINCAVKLVTSRSPQELLAGVLAIERSMGRERTRPKGPRNIDIDILLYGDQLVDEPGLTVPHPGLPERMFVLAPLAEIAPEVRHPSLGNTVVQLRDGILGRAAVKKL from the coding sequence ATGGAAGCGACGGCATACCTTTCGCTGGGCTCGAACGTGGGCGACCGCGAGGGGAACCTCCGCGCGGCGATTGAACGGCTGAAGCAACTGGGGCACGTTGAGGCGGTGTCCTCGTTTTATGAGACGGAGCCTGTCGAGGTTACGGATCAGCCGTGGTTCATCAACTGCGCGGTGAAACTGGTCACGAGCCGGTCGCCACAGGAGCTTCTTGCGGGCGTGTTGGCGATTGAGCGATCCATGGGTCGCGAGCGTACGCGGCCGAAGGGCCCGCGAAATATCGACATCGATATCCTGCTATATGGTGACCAGTTGGTGGACGAGCCGGGGCTGACGGTTCCTCACCCGGGCTTGCCCGAGCGCATGTTTGTGCTGGCACCGCTGGCGGAGATCGCGCCAGAGGTACGGCATCCTTCACTGGGAAACACGGTTGTGCAATTGAGGGATGGGATACTGGGCCGCGCGGCGGTGAAGAAACTCTAG
- a CDS encoding HU family DNA-binding protein: MAAGMTKTQLVRLMAEKAEVSNKTAAAFLANLAEVAVKETKKNGVFVLPGLGRLKKSARKARMGRNPQTGEPIKIPAKTVCKFYVAKAVKDAVAPKK; this comes from the coding sequence ATGGCAGCAGGCATGACCAAGACACAGCTCGTGCGCCTGATGGCTGAGAAGGCGGAAGTCAGCAACAAGACCGCCGCGGCATTTCTGGCGAACCTCGCCGAAGTAGCCGTGAAGGAAACCAAGAAGAACGGCGTGTTCGTTCTCCCCGGCCTCGGCCGCCTCAAGAAGTCGGCGCGCAAGGCTCGCATGGGCCGCAACCCGCAGACCGGCGAACCGATCAAGATCCCGGCCAAGACGGTTTGCAAGTTCTACGTCGCGAAGGCCGTGAAGGACGCGGTCGCTCCCAAGAAGTAG
- a CDS encoding response regulator transcription factor, translating to MPKIRCLLVDDHTLFRQGVRRLLETESDFEVVGESPDAGDAVEKARDLRPDIVLMDIGMPGLSSFEAARQVRKNRPETKVLFLTMYEDEDYLVQCLEVGAAGYVLKDTPAPQLVTAVRDVYKGGKYLSSQVLGKLVEDFRARVRDAKMRPRISTLTPREREILKLLAEGNSVKEIAVLLGLSVKTVEAHKFNLMRKLDIHNKAQLVTYAIQKKIIKIPVNQ from the coding sequence ATGCCGAAGATCAGATGTTTACTGGTAGACGATCACACCTTGTTCCGTCAGGGCGTACGACGCCTGCTCGAGACCGAGAGCGATTTCGAAGTCGTGGGCGAATCGCCCGACGCCGGCGACGCCGTCGAGAAAGCCCGCGACCTGCGCCCCGACATCGTCCTCATGGATATCGGCATGCCCGGCCTCTCTTCCTTTGAAGCCGCGCGCCAGGTCCGCAAGAACCGTCCCGAGACCAAGGTCCTATTCCTCACCATGTACGAGGACGAGGACTATCTCGTGCAATGCCTCGAAGTCGGCGCCGCCGGCTACGTTCTCAAGGACACGCCCGCGCCCCAACTCGTCACCGCCGTGCGCGACGTCTACAAGGGCGGCAAATACCTCAGCTCGCAGGTCCTCGGCAAACTCGTCGAAGACTTCCGCGCCCGCGTCCGCGACGCCAAAATGCGCCCGCGCATCTCCACCCTGACGCCGCGCGAACGCGAAATCCTCAAGCTCCTCGCCGAAGGCAATTCCGTCAAAGAAATCGCCGTGCTGCTGGGCCTGAGCGTGAAAACCGTCGAAGCCCACAAGTTCAACCTCATGCGCAAACTCGACATCCATAACAAGGCCCAACTGGTGACGTACGCCATCCAGAAGAAGATCATCAAGATCCCGGTGAACCAGTAG
- a CDS encoding GAF domain-containing sensor histidine kinase, translated as MPALLPIAEKHRHSILELSHDLQPHVAEIAQRWRRQMFEEFQFDGRAMAALERLNLGTGFGIFARGDFDTFAENLQYFGTRLAKLQIDTRAVARSLELYQEICAGFVQEIHPEAKAERVLAALQTLSSASFVAVSGAYFDTQNRASAALLALLDAELSAQSLPAILERVLEITTRTFNASVGVILLLDSETSVLRVKAAVGLGRDELNEHLAIELGRGFTGQIAESGEPGILPDLNASSGLLNPVLRNHAKALWGMPLKANDRVIGVIVIGFERPYQWLPTERDLLRAIADRSALAIDRAAIMDAVREREMRIAELSGHLLKAQEEERKRISRELHDETGQALMVIRLYLGMLESTVSGKAPKTKIHELLDVVDRTIEGIRRIIARLSPLLLQELGMLAAIRKEVKDFSRNTGVETEVALAEDIGRLEPEVETAIYRVVQEALHNIAKHAQAKIVSVQVTRDAKGIKAIVEDDGVGIPGSSQNPQRRTFGLAGMRERISALGGTIRVNSRKGQGTRITVNVPVSNSSEAAESTKIVIPSSQVHSATGTGTN; from the coding sequence ATGCCCGCGCTGTTGCCGATCGCTGAAAAGCACCGGCACTCGATTCTGGAACTCTCCCACGACCTGCAGCCCCACGTTGCCGAAATCGCGCAACGCTGGCGCCGCCAGATGTTCGAGGAATTCCAGTTCGATGGTCGCGCCATGGCAGCCCTTGAGCGCCTCAACCTGGGCACCGGCTTCGGCATCTTCGCGCGCGGCGACTTCGACACCTTCGCCGAGAACCTGCAGTACTTCGGCACCCGCCTCGCCAAGCTCCAGATCGACACTCGCGCCGTGGCGCGCTCGCTGGAGCTTTACCAGGAAATTTGCGCCGGCTTCGTCCAGGAAATCCATCCTGAGGCGAAGGCCGAGCGCGTTCTCGCAGCCCTGCAAACGCTCAGTTCCGCGTCCTTCGTAGCCGTCTCCGGTGCCTACTTCGACACGCAGAACCGCGCCTCTGCCGCATTACTCGCTCTGCTAGATGCCGAGCTCTCTGCGCAGAGTCTTCCGGCGATCCTGGAGCGCGTCCTGGAAATCACGACCAGGACCTTCAACGCCAGCGTCGGTGTAATTCTCCTTCTCGATTCGGAGACTTCCGTCCTGCGCGTGAAGGCCGCCGTCGGACTCGGCAGAGACGAACTGAACGAGCACCTCGCCATCGAACTCGGTCGCGGATTCACTGGCCAAATTGCCGAATCCGGCGAACCTGGAATCCTCCCCGATCTCAACGCTTCCAGCGGTCTGCTCAATCCCGTGCTGCGCAACCACGCCAAGGCCCTGTGGGGGATGCCGCTGAAAGCCAACGACCGTGTTATTGGAGTCATCGTGATCGGCTTCGAGCGACCCTATCAATGGCTGCCGACCGAGCGCGACCTTCTCCGCGCCATTGCCGACCGCTCAGCTCTCGCCATCGACCGCGCCGCCATCATGGACGCCGTACGCGAGCGCGAAATGCGAATCGCCGAACTTTCCGGCCACCTGCTCAAGGCCCAGGAAGAAGAGCGCAAGCGCATCAGCCGCGAGTTGCACGACGAAACCGGCCAGGCGCTCATGGTCATCCGCCTCTACCTCGGCATGCTCGAGTCAACCGTCAGCGGCAAGGCGCCCAAGACGAAGATTCACGAACTCCTCGACGTCGTCGACCGCACCATCGAAGGCATCCGCCGCATCATCGCCCGACTCTCACCTTTGTTGCTTCAGGAGCTAGGCATGCTCGCGGCCATCCGCAAAGAAGTTAAGGACTTCTCCCGGAACACCGGCGTGGAAACCGAGGTCGCGCTCGCGGAAGACATCGGTCGCCTCGAGCCCGAGGTCGAGACCGCCATCTATCGCGTGGTGCAGGAGGCGCTGCACAACATCGCCAAGCACGCGCAGGCAAAAATTGTAAGCGTGCAGGTCACGCGTGACGCCAAGGGCATCAAGGCCATCGTCGAAGACGACGGCGTGGGAATTCCCGGCTCGTCTCAGAATCCGCAGCGCCGAACCTTCGGCCTGGCCGGAATGCGCGAGCGCATCTCTGCTCTCGGCGGCACAATCCGCGTAAATTCCCGCAAGGGTCAAGGAACCAGAATTACGGTCAATGTACCAGTTTCGAACAGCAGCGAAGCAGCCGAAAGCACGAAAATAGTCATCCCAAGTAGCCAGGTTCATTCGGCTACTGGAACAGGCACGAACTAG